The stretch of DNA CTCGATCGCCGAGATCAACCTCCACGACCGGGACCTGGCGAACGTCGAGACGGCCCGCTTCGCCGACGCCGACGTGGTGCTGGTGGCCGACATCGAGCGCGGCGGCGTGTTCGCGTCGCTGGTCGGCACGCTCGAACTGGTCCCCGACGACGTCCGGGAGCAGGTCGTCGGTGCCGTGGTCACGAAGTTCCGCGGGGACCGATCGCTGCTCGCCCCCGGGATCGACGAGTTCGAAGACCGCACGGGGGTCCCGGTGCTGGGCGTCCTCCCGTACGACGACCCCGGCCTCCCCGAGGAGGACAGCGTCGCGCTGCCGGCCGTCGGCGAGCGCGCGGTCCGGGGAGCCGACGACGGCGTGCCCGACGACCGCAGCGTCACGGTCGCGGTCCCACGGCTCCCGCGGATCTCGAACTTCACCGACCTCGGGCCGCTGGCCGCCGAGCCGGGGGTCCGGGTCGCGTACGTCCCGCCCGAGACGTCGCTGCGCGAGGCGGACGCCGTCGTCCTGCCGGGGAGCAAGAACACGGTCGACGACCTGCTGGCGCTGCGCGAGGCCGGGTTCGACGACGCGCTCGCGGCGTTCGACGGTCCGGTGGTTGGGCTCTGTGGCGGCTACCAGCTGCTCGGCGAGCGAATCCTGAACGCTGCCGTCGAGGGAACCGGCGACGAACAGCGGGTGACTGGACTGGGGCTGCTCCCCGTCGAGACGACGTTCTCCCGCGAGAAGACGGTCGAGCGCGTCGAGCGGCGACTCGACGGTGTCGGCCCGCTGGCCGGAGCCGCGGGGACCGTCGCCGGCTACGAGATCCATATGGGCGACACGACGCCGACCGGACCGGTGGCGCGGCCGTTCGACGGTCGGGGGGCGGCGACCGAGCGGGTCCTCGGGACCTACCTCCACGACCTGTTCGCCGACGCCGAGGCGCGCGATGCCTTCGTGAGAAACACGTACGAGGAAGCGGGACTGGAGCCGCCAGCGGCTCGCGACGCCGAGCGAGCCGACCCCTACGAGCGGGCGGCGACGCTCGTCGCGGACCACGTCGACCCGGGACCGCTGCCGGTCTCCTGGTGAATATTTCGAGCCGAGATCCGCGAAGTTTATACCGGATCGGACGGACACACCCGACGATGGTCGAAGCGTTCGCCGTCGCCAGCGGCAAGGGGGGGACCGGCAAGACCACCAGCACCGTCGCACTGGGGATGGCGCTGGCCGAACGGTACGACGTGACCGTCGTCGACGCCGACACCGGGATGGCGAACCTCCTCTTCCACGCCGGCCTCTCGGACGCCGAGACGACGCTACACGACGTGCTGGCCGACGACGCGCCGGTGGCCGACGCGGCCTACGAGCGGTTCGGGATGACCGTCGTCCCCTGTGGCACCGGGCTGGAGGGGTTCCGGGACGCCGACCCGACGCGCCTGCGCGAGGTGGTCGCGACGCTGGCGGCCGACACCGAGGTGTTGTTGCTGGACTCGCCGCCGGCCCTGGACAGCCGGGCCGCGGTGCTCCCGGTCGTCCTCGCGGACCGCGTTGTCGTCGTCCTCCAGCCGACGATCCCCGCCATCTCGGACGGGCTGAAGGTCCAGGAGTACGCCACCACCTACGACACGGGGGTCGCCGGCCTGCTGTTCAACAAGGTCCGGGACGGGATCGACGACGTCGCCGAGAAGACCGAGCGGTACTTCGACGGCCCGACGCTGGCGGCGGTCCCCGAGTCCGAGCGCGCCCGCGAGGCCCGCCGAGCGGGTCGCCCCCTCCTGGCCCACGCCCCCGACTCCGAGGCGGCGACCGCCTACCGCCGGGCCGCGGCGGCGCTGGACCCCCGGGACGGCGAGTCCGGCGACGTGGCCGACCGGTTCCGTAGCGCGGTCGTGCCGGAGCCGCCATGAGGCTGCCCGAGGGCCGACTCAGGAAGGCGCGGGTCGTCACCGATCCCCGGGACCCGCTGGCGGAGGTGCTCGACACCGAACTCACCGGCTACGCAGTCTTCGAGTCCCAGGAGGCGCTCCTGCTTGACGCCGACGGCCGCGGCGTCGTCACCTTCGAGGCCGGGGTCCCGGTGCTGGCCTACCACACCGGGACCGACCGCGGCGGGCCGCCGGCGCTGGCGGACCTGGCCGTGCCCGGTCCGTACCACGTCTCGGTGTACGAACTCGACGCGGCGGACCTCCGGCCGGTCCACGAGGTCGCGGAGCTGCGCGTCCCGCCGGGGATGCCCGCCGAGCGACTGGCCGGCGATCCGGCGCTGGCCGACAGCACGCGCCGGGCCGCACCCGCGGAGCGGTGCGGCGACGGCCCGGAGTCCCGGACGGGAAGCAGCGCCGTCGAGGCGTTCCTCGACGACGAGGAGAAGATCGAGGCAATCCGGCGACAGGCTCGGGAGGAAGCACAGGCCCGCGCCGAGGAGTGGGACTTCTGAGAACGCGCCGGCGTCCGTGACCGGGCTCCCGGTGGCGCTCTGCCGCGGCGACCGGTCGTCCCGTCGGGGTCGGCTCTCCCGCGTGGGTTCCGCCGCAGCCGTGCCGTCTCGGGGACGCGGTTCCCGGGGCTCCCCACCCCGAACCTCGACCGTCTAGCTCGTCCGCACCGGGATCCACCAGACCCGGGAGCGACCGCCGACCTTCTTGCTCGTGATGTCCGTCTCCTCGGCGAGGCTGTGGAGTTTGTTGAGCGCGGTCCGACGGGAACAGCCCAGTCTGTCGGCGACCTCCGAGGCGGTCAGGGGTTCCGCGTAGTCGTCCCTGTCTTTGAACACCTCGATCACGTCCGATTCGGTGTACTGGACCTCTCGTCCGGGCGGTGACATATATCGGACCACGGCGGCCGGGCACTTAACTATCGCCCGAGCACTCGCGGTAGTGGTCGCTCGCGCACGAGCCGGGGGCGGACATCCCGGTCAGTCGGGCAGGCCGCCCGTCTCGAACTCGAACCGCGCGCCGCCGTCGGCGCTCTCGACGAGGCTCACCGACCAGCCGTGGGCCTCCGCGATCTGTTCGACGATCGCCAGTCCCAACCCGGTCCCGGCGTCGGTCGTCGTGTGTCCGTACTCGAAGACGGTCCCGCGTTCGGACTGTGGGACGCCCGGGCCGTCGTCGGCGACGTAGAACCCCGTTCGGTCCCCGAGCGCGTCGACCTCGACGGTCACCTCGTGGCCGCCGTGTTCTGCCGCGTTCCGGAGGAGGTTCTCCAGGAGCGCCCGCAGCCGCTCGTCGTCGGCCTCGACCGTCGGGGGGTCGCCGACGACGAGCGTCGCCGTCTCCGGGGTGTCGACCGTCGACCACGCCGTCTCGACGAGCGGTGCCAGGTCGAACGGGCGGGTCGTCCCGGTGGCCTTCCCCTGCTTGGCCAGCAGCAACACGTCCTCGATGAGTTCCTCCATCCGGTCGTGGACGGCCTGGAGTTCGTCGAGCTTCTCGCTGTCACACTCCCGTTTGGCGAGGCGGACCTTCGCCATCGCGGTGTTCAGCGGGTCCCGGAGGTCGTGTGAGATGACGCTCGCGAACTGTTCGAGCTGTTCGACCTGCCGCTCCAGTTCCCGCTGCTGTCGCTCGCGGCCGGTGACGTCACGGAAGATACCGATCCGCTCTGTCACGTCGCCGAGTTCCTCCACGACGTCGACGTTGAGCTCCGTCACGTAGTGGTCGCCGTCGCGCGACCTGATCTCGACGGTCCGTTCGCTCCCGTCCTCGAACTGGTCGCCGGTCCCGTCGATGCGCAACAGCAGGCGCTCGACGGACTCGTCCGGGCTCGCCTCGATGGTCCCCAGCGCCGAGCCGACGATGTCCTCGCGGTCGGCGTCGAACATCCCGACGAACGACTCGTTGACCTCTGTCACGGTGCCGTCGTCGGTGACGACCACGATGGGGTCGGGCGTCGACTCGAACAGCGTCCGGAACCGCCGCTCGGTGAACTCCTTGCGACGGTTGAGCTCCAGCGAGAGGTCCCGTCGCTCGACGAGGTTGTCGACCCGGTTCCGCAGTTCGGCCGGGTCGACCGGGGCGTCGATGACCTCGTCGACGCGCTCCCAGACGGCCTCCGAGACCCGGTCGGGGTCCCGGTCGCCCAGCACCAGCAGGTACGGGACGAAGACCGGCGAGACCGCGGCCTTGCGGTCGGCGAGCCAGTCGCGGTGGGTGCGAAACGCCGCGGTGTCCAGCAGACAGAGGTCGAACTCCACGTCCGAGAGGTCCTCGTCCGCCCCG from Haloarcula litorea encodes:
- a CDS encoding P-loop NTPase translates to MVEAFAVASGKGGTGKTTSTVALGMALAERYDVTVVDADTGMANLLFHAGLSDAETTLHDVLADDAPVADAAYERFGMTVVPCGTGLEGFRDADPTRLREVVATLAADTEVLLLDSPPALDSRAAVLPVVLADRVVVVLQPTIPAISDGLKVQEYATTYDTGVAGLLFNKVRDGIDDVAEKTERYFDGPTLAAVPESERAREARRAGRPLLAHAPDSEAATAYRRAAAALDPRDGESGDVADRFRSAVVPEPP
- a CDS encoding HTH domain-containing protein translates to MSPPGREVQYTESDVIEVFKDRDDYAEPLTASEVADRLGCSRRTALNKLHSLAEETDITSKKVGGRSRVWWIPVRTS
- a CDS encoding ATP-binding protein, whose product is MATIQLLVENRRNRSLLTEALSEDHDVVAGVGADEDLSDVEFDLCLLDTAAFRTHRDWLADRKAAVSPVFVPYLLVLGDRDPDRVSEAVWERVDEVIDAPVDPAELRNRVDNLVERRDLSLELNRRKEFTERRFRTLFESTPDPIVVVTDDGTVTEVNESFVGMFDADREDIVGSALGTIEASPDESVERLLLRIDGTGDQFEDGSERTVEIRSRDGDHYVTELNVDVVEELGDVTERIGIFRDVTGRERQQRELERQVEQLEQFASVISHDLRDPLNTAMAKVRLAKRECDSEKLDELQAVHDRMEELIEDVLLLAKQGKATGTTRPFDLAPLVETAWSTVDTPETATLVVGDPPTVEADDERLRALLENLLRNAAEHGGHEVTVEVDALGDRTGFYVADDGPGVPQSERGTVFEYGHTTTDAGTGLGLAIVEQIAEAHGWSVSLVESADGGARFEFETGGLPD
- a CDS encoding cobyric acid synthase; this translates as MAETILVAGTASHVGKSTVAAGLCRLLADRGVSVAPFKAQNMSNNARATPGGEVGVSQFVQARAARVPPATDHNPVLLKPRGEGESQLVVDGEAVGHYAAGRYYDDHWDDALAAARRAHERLAADHELIVAEGAGSIAEINLHDRDLANVETARFADADVVLVADIERGGVFASLVGTLELVPDDVREQVVGAVVTKFRGDRSLLAPGIDEFEDRTGVPVLGVLPYDDPGLPEEDSVALPAVGERAVRGADDGVPDDRSVTVAVPRLPRISNFTDLGPLAAEPGVRVAYVPPETSLREADAVVLPGSKNTVDDLLALREAGFDDALAAFDGPVVGLCGGYQLLGERILNAAVEGTGDEQRVTGLGLLPVETTFSREKTVERVERRLDGVGPLAGAAGTVAGYEIHMGDTTPTGPVARPFDGRGAATERVLGTYLHDLFADAEARDAFVRNTYEEAGLEPPAARDAERADPYERAATLVADHVDPGPLPVSW